One Sediminicola sp. YIK13 DNA segment encodes these proteins:
- a CDS encoding enoyl-CoA hydratase/isomerase family protein translates to MSYENILVEQKNARAIITINRPTKLNALNKATIKDLHDAFKALDKDQTVKAIIITGSGEKAFVAGADISEFAHFSERKGHKLSEKGQEQLFSFVENLSTPVIAAVNGFALGGGLELAMACHFRVASDNAKMGLPEVSLGVIPGYGGTQRLPQLVGKGIAMEMIMTAGMMDAQKALSHGLVNYVVTQDELMPLCEKLASKISNNSSVAIGYAIKAVNAGFKNDVDGYKAEIKAFGKCFGTADFKEGTSAFLEKRKAEFPGS, encoded by the coding sequence ATGAGTTACGAGAACATATTGGTAGAACAGAAAAACGCAAGAGCAATTATTACCATCAATAGGCCAACAAAATTGAATGCCTTGAACAAGGCCACTATAAAAGATCTGCATGACGCTTTTAAAGCATTGGATAAGGACCAGACCGTCAAGGCCATCATCATCACCGGAAGTGGGGAAAAAGCTTTTGTTGCCGGTGCCGACATTTCTGAATTTGCACATTTCAGTGAGAGAAAAGGACATAAATTGTCTGAAAAAGGGCAAGAACAGCTTTTTAGTTTTGTAGAAAACCTTTCTACCCCTGTCATTGCAGCAGTGAACGGCTTTGCGCTAGGGGGTGGTTTGGAATTGGCCATGGCCTGTCATTTTAGGGTGGCAAGTGATAATGCCAAAATGGGACTCCCAGAAGTCTCCCTTGGGGTGATTCCAGGTTATGGGGGTACACAGCGCTTACCACAGTTAGTGGGTAAAGGAATTGCCATGGAAATGATTATGACAGCAGGGATGATGGATGCTCAAAAAGCATTGTCCCATGGTTTGGTGAATTATGTGGTCACCCAAGATGAATTAATGCCCTTATGTGAGAAATTGGCAAGCAAGATATCGAATAATTCATCTGTGGCCATTGGTTATGCAATAAAAGCCGTAAATGCGGGTTTTAAAAATGATGTGGACGGATATAAAGCTGAAATAAAAGCGTTTGGAAAATGTTTTGGTACCGCTGATTTTAAAGAAGGTACCTCGGCATTTTTGGAAAAACGCAAAGCTGAATTCCCCGGGTCATAA
- a CDS encoding VPS10 domain-containing protein translates to MKKQLLLFVCLLPLTMVFAQTAETYFSPLKYRNIGPFRGGRSVAATGVVGDPLTYYMGTTGGGLWKTADAGQRWENISDGFFELGSVGAVAVSTSNPNIIFCGMGEHAPRGVMTSYGDGVYKSTDAGKTWKKMGLENTQHISRIVVHPTNPDVLWVAAQGALYGPTKERGIYKSIDGGLTWKNVLFVNELTGGVELSIDANYPEVLYAAMWHHQRKPNMVISGGEGSGLYKSVDGGESWFKIHKGLPEEKGKMAIAVSPANSNKVYALVESDSDNDQGGLFVSEDAGKSWNMVSGDNRLVQRAWYYIEVFADPNDENTVYVLSAPALRSLDGGKTWETLSGPHGDYHDLWINPHNSKNMVIADDGGAGISFNFGKTWSTQRNMPTAQFYRISTDNLFPYNIYGGQQDNTAVKIASLSTGRSGITEQDWTYTAGGESAFLAFDPNNPRYVMGGSYLGTIELLDMDSKASTQIMAAPIQYLGRAARDMKYLYNWNAPIIKSQHESDTYYHCAQLVLRTRDKGVTWEEISPDLTRNMDDKQGKGGGPYTNEAVGAENYGTIAYMIESPHEKGVFWTGSDDGLVHITKNGGQSWENVTPKGLQECLVNAIEVSPHEPGTAYIATTRYKFNDYTPALYKTTDYGKSWTSISAGIPYGSFTRVVREDATRKDLLYAGTEKGVYISWNGGKNWESFQLNLPKTPITDLKVHNDNLIVATSGRSFWILDDLTALSQYMPGKNGVKILKPSATYNGSWGSPLSGNSEDFNGTDAFNGINPANGMVIYYELPKMSDSTSISLEIHDAKGNLVRSISSEKDPKYVKNNGGGPPPAPILSKKEGLNRFVWDMKYPIMTGIPNVYIEADFRGHTVSPGDYTLTLRTSKETVETTGTIMEIPTYQTSPGQYETYNTRMLAMEENVSDMHQKVNLLYAVQQQLKDIVSVLKASPVKTKGENLIAQLQTWDEEMVQRKSQAYDDVENFPNKFTAEYLFLINQTSSGIPRVNQSSVDRKKELDTQWKMLNQRAIKFLETDIPSFNKELWNAGIGAIRLAE, encoded by the coding sequence ATGAAAAAACAGCTCTTACTTTTTGTTTGCTTGTTGCCTTTGACCATGGTTTTTGCTCAAACTGCGGAAACATATTTTTCACCTTTGAAATATCGTAATATCGGCCCCTTTCGCGGAGGACGCTCGGTTGCGGCTACGGGGGTGGTCGGTGATCCCCTTACCTATTATATGGGTACAACCGGTGGCGGACTGTGGAAAACTGCTGATGCAGGACAACGATGGGAAAATATTTCTGATGGCTTTTTTGAATTGGGGTCGGTAGGTGCCGTGGCAGTCTCCACTTCCAATCCAAATATTATTTTTTGCGGAATGGGGGAGCATGCCCCAAGAGGGGTCATGACCTCCTATGGAGATGGAGTCTATAAATCTACCGATGCAGGTAAAACCTGGAAGAAAATGGGGTTGGAAAACACCCAGCACATTTCTAGAATTGTGGTACATCCCACAAACCCCGATGTGCTGTGGGTTGCCGCTCAAGGCGCCCTTTACGGTCCAACAAAGGAGCGGGGCATCTATAAATCCATTGATGGAGGACTTACCTGGAAGAATGTCCTTTTTGTAAATGAGCTGACCGGAGGAGTAGAACTCTCCATAGATGCCAACTACCCAGAAGTGCTATATGCCGCTATGTGGCACCACCAACGTAAACCAAATATGGTGATCAGCGGTGGAGAAGGCAGTGGCCTTTATAAGTCGGTCGACGGGGGAGAATCTTGGTTTAAAATCCATAAGGGCCTACCTGAAGAAAAGGGTAAAATGGCCATTGCCGTGAGTCCGGCAAATTCCAATAAAGTATATGCTTTGGTAGAAAGTGATTCGGATAATGATCAGGGCGGACTTTTTGTTTCCGAAGATGCAGGAAAATCATGGAATATGGTAAGTGGCGATAATCGACTTGTCCAAAGGGCCTGGTACTACATTGAGGTCTTTGCGGATCCCAATGATGAAAATACGGTTTATGTGCTTAGTGCGCCTGCCCTGCGTTCCCTGGATGGTGGGAAAACCTGGGAAACCCTCTCGGGGCCACATGGGGATTATCACGATCTTTGGATCAACCCGCACAATTCTAAAAATATGGTCATAGCCGATGACGGTGGTGCCGGTATCAGTTTTAATTTTGGAAAAACATGGTCAACTCAGCGCAATATGCCTACGGCGCAGTTCTATCGGATCAGTACGGATAACCTTTTCCCCTATAATATCTATGGTGGCCAACAGGACAATACCGCAGTTAAAATAGCAAGCCTGTCTACGGGTAGAAGCGGTATTACCGAACAGGATTGGACTTATACCGCAGGTGGAGAAAGTGCTTTTTTGGCCTTTGATCCCAATAATCCAAGGTACGTAATGGGTGGGAGTTATCTGGGGACCATAGAGCTATTGGATATGGATTCCAAAGCTTCCACACAGATCATGGCAGCCCCTATTCAATATTTGGGACGTGCGGCCAGGGATATGAAATATCTCTACAATTGGAATGCGCCTATCATAAAGTCCCAACATGAATCCGATACATACTACCATTGCGCACAATTAGTGCTCAGAACACGTGATAAGGGGGTGACGTGGGAAGAAATATCCCCTGACCTTACACGGAATATGGACGACAAGCAAGGCAAAGGTGGCGGACCGTATACCAATGAAGCGGTGGGGGCCGAAAACTACGGAACCATTGCCTATATGATAGAATCTCCTCACGAAAAAGGTGTTTTCTGGACAGGCAGTGATGATGGATTGGTCCATATCACCAAAAATGGAGGCCAAAGTTGGGAAAATGTGACACCAAAGGGACTTCAGGAATGCCTGGTAAATGCCATAGAGGTGTCCCCCCACGAGCCTGGGACTGCCTATATCGCCACTACTAGATACAAATTCAATGACTATACCCCTGCGCTGTACAAGACCACTGATTATGGAAAAAGCTGGACCAGCATAAGTGCAGGGATACCCTATGGAAGCTTTACAAGAGTAGTTCGCGAAGATGCAACTAGAAAAGACTTGTTGTATGCCGGCACGGAAAAGGGAGTATATATTTCATGGAATGGCGGAAAAAATTGGGAAAGCTTCCAGTTGAACCTTCCCAAAACCCCGATTACAGACTTAAAGGTCCATAACGATAATTTAATTGTGGCCACTTCAGGCCGTTCTTTTTGGATTCTCGATGATCTTACCGCATTATCGCAATATATGCCCGGTAAAAATGGGGTCAAGATTTTAAAACCAAGTGCTACATATAATGGCTCTTGGGGAAGTCCTTTGAGTGGTAATTCGGAGGATTTTAATGGGACAGATGCTTTTAATGGGATCAATCCCGCGAATGGGATGGTAATTTATTATGAATTGCCAAAAATGTCCGATTCAACTAGCATCTCCCTAGAAATCCATGATGCCAAAGGGAATTTGGTGCGGAGCATCAGTTCTGAAAAGGACCCTAAATATGTGAAGAACAACGGAGGTGGACCGCCTCCTGCTCCGATTCTTTCAAAAAAGGAGGGACTCAACCGTTTTGTATGGGATATGAAATATCCCATAATGACCGGTATTCCCAATGTTTATATAGAGGCAGATTTTCGGGGCCATACGGTGTCCCCTGGAGACTATACCCTTACTTTGAGGACTTCAAAAGAAACTGTAGAAACCACGGGTACCATCATGGAAATTCCCACCTATCAAACAAGTCCGGGGCAATATGAAACCTATAATACCCGGATGTTGGCAATGGAGGAAAATGTGTCTGATATGCATCAAAAAGTTAACCTTTTGTATGCGGTTCAACAGCAGCTAAAGGACATTGTATCGGTATTGAAAGCGTCACCCGTGAAAACAAAGGGGGAAAATCTAATTGCACAACTCCAGACATGGGACGAAGAAATGGTACAACGGAAGTCCCAAGCGTATGACGATGTGGAGAATTTTCCCAATAAATTTACTGCCGAATACCTGTTTTTGATCAATCAGACCAGTAGTGGTATCCCCAGGGTAAACCAATCGTCTGTGGATAGGAAAAAGGAGTTGGATACCCAATGGAAGATGCTGAACCAGAGAGCTATAAAGTTTTTAGAAACAGATATTCCCTCGTTTAATAAGGAGTTGTGGAATGCAGGGATCGGCGCCATTAGACTAGCGGAATAA
- a CDS encoding PA0069 family radical SAM protein translates to MKSNEYLKGRGAQHNSHNRFLKDIHEQRDDFLEFCRLDGEEADKNKTKYLPIFPKTIVNKVTSPDVGMHYSMNPYQGCEHGCIYCYARNSHEFWGYSAGLDFERQILIKKDAPRLLEEKIKSKSWKADTIVLSGNTDCYQPAEREFKITRACLEVFLKYKHPVGIITKNALLLRDLDLLKELAKDNLIGVNISVTSLSEDTRRILEPRTTTIKKRLESIRILSENNIPVNAMLAPIIPGINSHEILDLAKVASDHGAVSMAFTLVRLNGAIGQIFTDWIHKTLPDRAEKVLHQIAACHGGSLNDSRFGVRGKGDGKIAEHIHAMVHLAKAKYFKDKTFPKLNTGLHERYKVGQLSLFQ, encoded by the coding sequence TTGAAATCAAACGAATATCTCAAAGGGCGTGGTGCCCAGCATAATAGCCATAATCGGTTTCTTAAGGATATTCACGAACAGCGAGATGATTTCTTGGAGTTCTGTCGTTTAGATGGGGAAGAGGCAGATAAGAATAAGACCAAATACCTTCCCATTTTTCCCAAAACCATTGTCAACAAAGTGACAAGTCCCGATGTTGGGATGCATTATTCCATGAACCCCTACCAAGGCTGTGAACATGGATGTATTTATTGTTACGCCCGCAATTCCCATGAATTCTGGGGTTATAGTGCCGGTTTGGATTTTGAAAGGCAGATTCTTATCAAGAAAGATGCACCTCGTTTATTGGAAGAAAAAATAAAATCTAAAAGTTGGAAAGCGGATACCATTGTTCTTTCGGGCAATACGGATTGTTACCAACCTGCGGAAAGGGAATTTAAAATTACCAGGGCCTGTCTGGAGGTATTTCTAAAATACAAACATCCAGTAGGGATCATTACCAAAAACGCCCTGCTATTAAGGGATTTGGACCTCTTAAAGGAATTGGCCAAGGATAATTTAATAGGGGTCAATATTTCCGTCACCTCCCTTTCAGAAGATACGAGGCGTATTTTGGAACCGAGAACCACAACCATTAAAAAACGACTGGAAAGCATACGGATATTATCGGAAAACAACATTCCCGTCAATGCCATGTTGGCACCCATCATTCCGGGAATCAACAGCCATGAAATACTGGATCTGGCCAAAGTGGCCTCAGATCATGGAGCTGTTTCCATGGCTTTTACCCTTGTGCGGCTCAATGGGGCCATAGGTCAAATTTTTACAGATTGGATACATAAGACCTTACCGGATAGGGCAGAAAAGGTGCTGCATCAAATTGCGGCCTGCCATGGAGGTTCCTTGAACGATAGCAGGTTTGGAGTTAGAGGAAAGGGCGATGGGAAAATAGCAGAACACATTCACGCCATGGTCCATTTGGCAAAGGCCAAATATTTTAAGGATAAAACGTTTCCAAAGCTCAATACTGGGCTTCATGAAAGATATAAAGTTGGACAGTTATCGTTGTTCCAATAA
- a CDS encoding WD40/YVTN/BNR-like repeat-containing protein: MKSFLLKIGMIMLVVFLLPFNTNAQKKKNSSSSDTQYPEELYSSLEYRLIGPFRGGRSAAVTGVPGEPNLFYFGAAGGGVWKTENGGREWENISDGFFGGSIGAIEVAKSDPNVIYVGGGEKTLRGNVSSGYGIWKSEDAGKTWASAGLKDSRHVPRIRIHPTNADVVYAAVLGNIYKPTQERGIYKSTDGGKTWIKKLFVNDQAGAVDLTFDPNNPRILYASTWRAQRTPYSLSSGGEGSALWKSTDSGETWKEISKNEGFPKDTLGIIGVTVSPKNSERVWAIVENKEKGGLYRSDDGGNKWTQVNDERKLRQRAWYYTRLYADTEDEDIVYVLNVNYHKSSDGGKTFSTFNAPHGDHHDLWIAPEDSNRMIIGDDGGAQISYDAGETWSTYYNQPTAQFYRVTTDNSFPYRIYVAQQDNSTIRINHRSDGSSINENDWEETAGGESAHIAVDPTNNDIVYGGSYDGFLTRVNHETGTVRGINVWPDNPMGHGAEGMKYRFQWNFPIIFSKHNPKKLYTFSNHVHVTENEGQSWTLLSGDLTRNDPTKLVSSGGPITQDNTSVEYYCTIFAANESPLKEGLLWVGSDDGLIHVSKDGGQNWENVTPSGMPEWSMVNSIEPSAFDEGTCYVAATRYKLGDFQPYLYKTTDYGKTWTKITNGIANEHFTRVVREDPKRKGLLYAGTETGMYVSFNDGANWKPFQLNLPIVPITDLTIKDNNLIVATQGRSLWIIDDLSVLHQLNEAKKNTNTILYKPKDSYRTKGRAARTPSKTSGMNHPNGVITHFYLKDIKDEDKIALTFTTMAGDTLKSYNTSAKEKDNKLTVKKGGNTFVWDTQGKGAEKLDGMILWWANLEGAKAVPGNYKVHLNVNGTNTSETFTILPDPRAEVGVADMQKQFDFVEDVNATVDRAHQSIKKIRKISTQLDAFTKQYKDNEATKDLVEKAKKMKADFESIEKALYQTQNRSGQDPLNFPIRLTNKLGHLNSLVTMDDFPPTDQDIVVKNELTAEINKELETFDTLVDTEIKAFNEAFNNLKLNYLFLE, encoded by the coding sequence ATGAAATCTTTCCTTTTGAAGATTGGCATGATCATGCTGGTCGTCTTTCTATTGCCTTTCAACACAAACGCACAAAAAAAGAAGAATTCCTCAAGTTCGGATACCCAGTATCCAGAAGAACTGTATTCCAGTTTGGAGTATCGATTGATAGGTCCGTTCCGCGGCGGACGTTCCGCAGCCGTAACCGGTGTTCCGGGAGAACCAAACTTATTTTATTTTGGCGCTGCCGGTGGTGGTGTCTGGAAAACTGAAAATGGTGGCCGAGAATGGGAGAATATTTCCGATGGCTTTTTTGGAGGAAGTATCGGTGCTATTGAAGTAGCAAAGAGCGACCCCAATGTCATCTACGTTGGAGGAGGTGAAAAAACCTTGAGAGGAAATGTTTCTTCGGGATATGGAATATGGAAATCTGAAGATGCAGGGAAAACATGGGCTTCCGCCGGATTAAAGGACAGCAGGCATGTGCCCAGAATACGAATCCATCCTACCAATGCCGATGTGGTATACGCAGCAGTTTTGGGGAATATATATAAACCAACCCAAGAAAGAGGTATTTATAAAAGTACCGACGGAGGAAAAACTTGGATCAAAAAACTATTTGTAAACGATCAGGCAGGAGCAGTAGATCTAACTTTTGATCCCAATAACCCAAGAATACTATATGCCTCCACATGGCGCGCCCAAAGGACCCCTTACAGCCTCAGCAGTGGGGGAGAAGGCTCTGCCCTTTGGAAAAGCACCGATAGTGGGGAAACGTGGAAAGAAATTTCTAAAAACGAAGGGTTTCCAAAGGATACCTTAGGGATTATCGGGGTTACCGTTTCCCCTAAAAACAGTGAGCGCGTTTGGGCCATAGTTGAGAACAAGGAAAAAGGAGGACTTTACCGCAGTGATGACGGGGGTAACAAATGGACCCAAGTTAATGATGAACGTAAATTACGTCAGAGAGCATGGTACTATACCAGACTTTATGCCGATACCGAAGATGAAGATATCGTTTATGTCCTGAACGTTAATTACCATAAATCTTCGGATGGAGGTAAAACCTTTAGCACCTTCAATGCCCCTCATGGGGATCACCATGATCTTTGGATCGCTCCGGAAGATTCCAATAGAATGATCATCGGAGATGACGGAGGGGCCCAGATATCTTATGATGCCGGGGAAACTTGGAGCACCTATTACAACCAACCTACGGCCCAGTTTTATAGGGTGACAACGGACAATTCGTTCCCGTACCGTATTTATGTGGCACAACAAGATAATTCCACCATCCGAATTAACCACAGAAGCGATGGTTCCAGTATAAATGAAAATGACTGGGAAGAGACCGCAGGAGGGGAATCGGCCCATATTGCAGTGGATCCTACAAACAATGATATCGTTTATGGGGGTAGTTATGACGGATTCTTGACCCGTGTGAACCATGAGACAGGAACCGTGAGAGGAATCAATGTATGGCCAGATAACCCTATGGGTCATGGTGCAGAAGGTATGAAATACCGCTTTCAGTGGAATTTCCCCATTATCTTCAGCAAGCATAACCCTAAGAAACTATATACGTTTTCCAATCATGTACATGTAACAGAAAATGAAGGGCAGAGCTGGACATTATTAAGTGGGGATCTAACTAGGAACGATCCTACAAAATTAGTTTCCAGTGGGGGACCTATAACCCAAGATAATACTAGTGTAGAATACTACTGCACCATTTTTGCTGCAAACGAAAGCCCTTTGAAAGAAGGATTACTTTGGGTGGGGAGTGATGATGGCCTAATTCATGTTTCCAAGGACGGCGGACAGAATTGGGAAAATGTGACCCCGTCAGGGATGCCAGAATGGTCCATGGTGAACAGTATTGAGCCATCTGCTTTTGATGAAGGCACGTGTTATGTTGCTGCCACCCGCTATAAATTGGGAGATTTTCAACCCTATTTGTACAAAACGACCGATTATGGCAAAACATGGACAAAAATCACCAATGGGATCGCTAACGAGCATTTTACCAGAGTGGTAAGGGAAGATCCCAAACGTAAAGGTTTGCTTTACGCAGGTACAGAAACAGGAATGTATGTCTCTTTCAATGATGGGGCCAATTGGAAACCCTTCCAATTGAACCTGCCTATCGTCCCTATTACAGATTTGACCATAAAAGACAACAACCTTATTGTGGCTACCCAAGGGCGAAGCCTTTGGATCATAGATGACCTATCTGTTCTCCACCAGTTGAACGAAGCAAAGAAGAATACAAATACAATTTTATACAAACCTAAAGATTCCTATAGGACCAAAGGAAGAGCGGCCAGAACACCATCAAAGACTTCTGGGATGAACCATCCGAATGGTGTCATCACGCATTTTTATCTAAAGGATATTAAAGACGAGGATAAAATTGCATTGACCTTCACCACTATGGCAGGAGATACCTTGAAATCTTACAACACCAGTGCCAAGGAAAAGGACAATAAACTGACCGTAAAAAAGGGTGGAAACACCTTTGTATGGGACACCCAGGGAAAAGGTGCAGAAAAATTGGACGGAATGATCCTTTGGTGGGCAAATCTGGAAGGTGCCAAGGCAGTACCAGGGAATTATAAGGTACATTTAAATGTCAATGGGACAAATACATCAGAGACCTTTACCATTTTACCTGATCCTAGGGCTGAGGTTGGCGTGGCAGACATGCAAAAGCAATTTGATTTTGTGGAAGATGTAAATGCCACTGTGGACAGGGCGCACCAATCTATTAAAAAGATCCGTAAGATCAGTACACAATTGGATGCCTTTACCAAGCAGTATAAGGATAATGAAGCTACCAAGGACTTGGTCGAAAAGGCCAAAAAGATGAAAGCTGATTTTGAGAGCATAGAAAAGGCCCTGTACCAAACCCAAAACAGAAGCGGTCAGGATCCCCTTAACTTTCCAATCAGGCTTACCAATAAATTGGGCCATTTGAACAGTCTGGTGACCATGGACGATTTTCCACCAACTGACCAGGATATTGTTGTTAAAAATGAGCTGACAGCTGAGATAAACAAAGAATTGGAGACATTTGACACCCTTGTGGATACTGAGATCAAAGCCTTCAACGAAGCCTTTAATAATTTAAAGCTCAATTATTTGTTTTTAGAATAA
- a CDS encoding CopD family protein, with translation MQDYYNYIKSLHLIFVITWFAGLFYIPRLFIYHIEASQKGSPEKEILTEQLKLMTKRLWYIITWPSAILATIFAIWLLVLMPVWLQQPWMHIKLGFVLLLILYHLKNHQIFRQLQRDEVRYTSNFMRLWNEGATLILFAVVFLVILKNTFNWIFGVVGIIALGVLLMLGIKLYKSIRRKNPNA, from the coding sequence ATGCAAGACTATTATAATTATATAAAATCACTACATCTCATCTTTGTGATCACCTGGTTCGCTGGATTGTTCTATATCCCCAGGTTGTTCATCTATCATATTGAGGCCTCACAGAAGGGTTCCCCGGAAAAGGAAATCCTCACCGAGCAGTTGAAACTTATGACCAAAAGACTGTGGTACATCATTACATGGCCATCTGCGATCCTGGCAACCATCTTTGCTATTTGGTTGCTGGTCTTAATGCCAGTATGGCTGCAACAGCCTTGGATGCATATAAAATTGGGTTTTGTGCTCCTGTTGATCCTATACCATCTAAAAAACCATCAAATATTCCGACAATTGCAGCGGGATGAGGTTCGTTATACCTCCAATTTTATGCGACTATGGAACGAAGGGGCTACCTTGATTCTTTTCGCTGTGGTATTCTTGGTCATCCTAAAGAATACCTTTAATTGGATTTTTGGGGTTGTGGGCATCATTGCCCTTGGCGTACTCTTAATGCTAGGAATTAAGTTGTATAAAAGTATCCGCAGGAAAAACCCGAATGCTTAA
- a CDS encoding ATP-binding protein: MILLVLIASVLIAGVTIYQYREQSKDYHADRLERKEEQIKQSIVYTIQKTTYPVTTENLEFIFMDEIYQIADVQNVNFNIYDLEGQLIKSSRPTFERDSISTCLSAEVLNNLAASIDERYVEEKSTAGDKYQASYTYITDTKFKPIGILNLPYFEDNSFNNKELKEFLMRLGGVYLLMLLIAIALAYFISKYITRSLQTVSDKLNQTNFEKRNEKILVDNPSQEIGKLIEAYNAMIDELELSAVKLARSEREQAWREMAKQVAHEIKNPLTPMRLSVQSFERKFDPKDPNIDQKVDEYSKTLIQQIDTLSNIASAFSNFAEMPAQQNETLNVVKIVKLALDIFQEDYIHFVCEEDEIIAKLDRTQLIRVITNLIKNAIQAVPTVESPRILVSVASEGTQVKIMVADNGVGIGDEFRDKVFEPKFTTKSSGMGLGLGMVKNIVETYKGTIDFTTQEGKGTVFTVRFPKE, encoded by the coding sequence ATGATCTTATTGGTGCTCATTGCATCCGTATTGATCGCAGGGGTAACTATTTATCAATACCGAGAACAATCCAAAGATTACCATGCAGATCGTCTGGAGCGAAAGGAAGAACAGATCAAACAAAGTATCGTTTATACCATCCAAAAGACCACCTATCCGGTTACTACCGAGAATTTGGAATTTATCTTTATGGATGAGATATATCAGATTGCCGATGTGCAAAATGTGAATTTCAACATTTATGATCTAGAAGGCCAATTGATAAAGAGCTCAAGACCCACTTTCGAAAGGGACTCCATCTCTACTTGTCTTTCTGCTGAGGTATTGAATAATTTGGCGGCCAGCATCGATGAGCGCTATGTAGAGGAGAAGAGTACGGCCGGGGATAAATACCAGGCGTCCTATACCTATATAACGGACACAAAATTTAAACCGATTGGGATCCTTAATCTGCCCTACTTTGAGGATAATTCATTTAACAACAAGGAATTAAAGGAATTTTTGATGCGTTTGGGAGGGGTATATCTATTGATGTTGTTGATAGCTATCGCACTCGCTTATTTTATATCCAAGTATATTACGAGGTCCTTACAAACCGTATCCGATAAATTGAACCAGACCAATTTTGAAAAGCGGAATGAGAAAATCTTAGTGGACAATCCCAGTCAGGAAATAGGCAAGCTGATAGAAGCTTATAATGCCATGATCGACGAGTTGGAGCTAAGTGCTGTGAAATTGGCACGAAGCGAGCGGGAACAGGCATGGCGGGAGATGGCCAAACAAGTGGCCCATGAGATAAAAAATCCTTTGACACCCATGCGCCTTAGTGTCCAGAGTTTTGAGCGTAAATTTGACCCTAAAGACCCCAACATTGATCAGAAGGTAGATGAGTATTCCAAAACCCTAATCCAGCAGATAGATACCTTAAGTAATATTGCCTCGGCATTTTCCAATTTTGCAGAAATGCCCGCACAACAGAACGAGACTCTGAATGTTGTGAAAATTGTAAAATTGGCGTTGGATATATTTCAGGAAGACTACATACATTTTGTTTGCGAGGAGGATGAGATAATTGCCAAGCTAGACCGTACCCAACTGATACGGGTGATCACCAATTTGATTAAGAACGCCATTCAGGCCGTGCCAACGGTGGAATCTCCTCGTATTTTGGTTTCTGTGGCTTCGGAAGGAACCCAAGTAAAAATAATGGTTGCTGACAATGGAGTTGGGATCGGAGATGAGTTTAGGGATAAGGTATTTGAACCAAAATTCACAACAAAGTCGAGCGGTATGGGCCTTGGTTTGGGGATGGTAAAGAATATTGTGGAAACTTACAAAGGGACCATAGATTTTACTACTCAAGAAGGAAAGGGAACGGTATTTACCGTAAGGTTCCCTAAAGAATAG